From one Triticum aestivum cultivar Chinese Spring chromosome 4B, IWGSC CS RefSeq v2.1, whole genome shotgun sequence genomic stretch:
- the LOC123092755 gene encoding putative HVA22-like protein g translates to MMGGFVSRILLLVFGYAYPAYECYKTVELNKPEIEQLIFWCQYWILVALMTVMERFGDLTISWLPFYSEAKLLFFIYLWYPRTKGTTYIYGTFFKPYISQHENEIDRNLLELRARASDVVVVYVQKVAAVGQNTFFDVLKYVASQSPSQKSKQQRPQEPQQSQPQPQVQQQQPQRQAQPVMHRAASIAARQAAMAQQAQETKPISPKFKRQASAKGGPAASTKPAAAAAPTTKPDEKTKKSEAKPAAELVPAPAAEAVVPRPEPKAQPAPEAEVSDDMAIDEANVAVEGAEEVDPALEEETVMEETIRVTRAKLRRRAAAEGPA, encoded by the exons ATGATGGGCGGCTTCGTCTCCAGGATCCTCCT GCTGGTTTTTGGCTATGCGTATCCTGCATACGAGTGCTACAAGACTGTTGAACTGAACAAACCTGAGATCGAGCAACTCATATTCTGGTGTCAGTACTG GATTTTAGTTGCCCTTATGACGGTTATGGAGAGGTTTGGAGATTTAACAATATCATG GCTACCATTTTACTCAGAGGCAAAGCTGCTGTTCTTTATATACTTGTGGTACCCCAGGACAAAG GGGACTACCTACATTTATGGAACTTTCTTTAAACCATACATTTCACAGCATGAGAATGAAATTGACCGTAATTTGCTTGAGTTGAGAGCTCGGGCCAGCGATGTTGTTGTCGTTTATGTCCAGAAGGTTGCTGCTGTTGGACAGAATACCTTCTTTGATGTTTTGAAGTATGTTGCGTCACAGTCACCATCCCAGAAATCAAAGCAACAACGTCCTCAG GAACCACAGCAGTCACAACCACAACCACAGGTACAGCAGCAGCAACCACAAAGGCAAGCGCAGCCTGTTATGCACAGAGCTGCATCTATTGCTGCACGGCAAGCAGCAATGGCACAGCAAGCTCAAGAGACCAAGCCCATTTCCCCCAAGTTCAAGCGTCAAGCATCAGCAAAAGGTGGTCCAGCGGCATCCACGAAACCCGCCGCGGCTGCTGCGCCCACAACAAAACCCGATGAGAAGACAAAGAAAAGTGAGGCGAAGCCTGCCGCGGAGCTAGTGCCGGCTCCAGCCGCTGAAGCCGTTGTGCCAAGGCCCGAGCCTAAGGCCCAGCCTGCCCCTGAAGCCGAAGTATCGGACGACATGGCGATCGACGAGGCCAACGTTGCTGTGGAGGGCGCAGAAGAGGTTGACCCTGCACTAGAGGAGGAGACGGTCATGGAGGAGACCATCCGCGTGACACGTGCCAAGCTAAGGAGGCGTGCCGCCGCCGAGGGCCCCGCATGA
- the LOC123092756 gene encoding uncharacterized protein encodes MERSWFGWRKAKQGGGGGAGGGGGEKEEDQAKVVVDGSGIRELVEDREAFGMFAESKFRQLDADGDGRLSVRELQPAVADIGASLGLPAQGSSPNADHIYSEAMSEFTHGHGNQEGVSRAEFQEVLSDILLGMAAGLKKDPIVILRIDGEDLRDFVSSPRYEPAVAAIFSQVVSGDLSLRQCLLAAVQQLGVDHGMPPAADPWVVENVVEPALQQLSADELEQPSSRDVFFEQLKKLLGSVADQLQERHVIVAHTENTFDGSGVRRLLGNKFELDKLLDSVWRDVPAEHRKKAPKGKEHLRVALDKMADAASLPPHGAVAQVDAVVDEALKVADAGDGKAVEEAEFKKLLTEVLGAVMLRLSGQPIFFSTSTVVHEPLSTSATLLPSPAAASPPSE; translated from the exons ATGGAGAGGAGCTGGTTCGGGTGGAGGAAGGCGAAGCAGGGCGGAGGtggcggtgccggcggcggcggcggggagaaggaggaggatcaGGCCAAGGTGGTGGTGGACGGGTCCGGGATACGGGAGCTGGTGGAGGACAGGGAGGCGTTCGGCATGTTCGCGGAGAGCAAGTTCCGGCAGCTCGACGCCGACGGGGACGGCAGGCTGTCCGTGCGGGAGCTGCAGCCCGCCGTGGCCGACATCGGCGCGTCGCTCGGCCTGCCCGCGCAGGGCTCCTCGCCCAACGCCGACCACATCTACTCCGAG GCTATGAGTGAGTTCACTCATGGTCACGGGAACCAAGAGGGTGTAAGCAGGGCAGAGTTCCAGGAGGTACTGTCCGACATTCTCCTCGGCATGGCGGCCGGGCTCAAGAAGGACCCGATCGTGATACTGCGCATCGACGGCGAGGACCTCAGGGACTTCGTGTCCAGCCCAAGGTATGAGCCGGCAGTCGCTGCCATCTTCTCACAGGTTGTGTCTGGAGACCTCTCTCTCCGGCAATGCCTGCTAGCTGCTGTCCAGCAGCTCGGCGTCGACCACGGCATGCCCCCGGCTGCTGACCCTTGG GTGGTAGAGAACGTGGTAGAGCCGGCATTGCAGCAGCTCTCCGCCGATGAGCTCGAGCAACCGTCGTCCCGGGACGTCTTCTTTGAGCAGCTGAAGAAGCTCCTGGGCAGCGTGGCGGATCAGCTTCAGGAGCGGCACGTGATCGTTGCGCACACCGAGAACACCTTCGACGGGAGCGGCGTCAGGAGGCTGCTGGGAAACAAGTTCGAGCTGGACAAG CTGCTGGATTCTGTGTGGAGGGACGTGCCGGCAGAGCACAGGAAGAAGGCGCCCAAGGGCAAGGAGCACCTGCGAGTCGCACTCGATAAGATGGCCGATGCAGCAAGCTTACCACCTCATGGCGCTGTTGCTCAG GTGGACGCCGTGGTGGACGAGGCGCTCAAGGTGGCGGACGCCGGCGACGGGAAGGCGGTTGAAGAAGCCGAGTTCAAGAAGCTGCTGACGGAGGTCCTTGGAGCTGTGATGCTGCGGCTGAGCGGCCAACCAATCTTCTTCTCCACCAGCACCGTCGTCCACGAGCCGCTATCCACTTCGGCCACCCTGTTGCCCTCGCCGGCGGCGGCATCGCCGCCGAGTGAGTAG
- the LOC123092759 gene encoding ABC transporter F family member 4 produces MAGEDAAVSAGTAALQNPPKKEKYDEDDEDDVPLAFSRGKKKASTASASKVKKEEDDDDNIPLARSRAKKASNGGAKKGKKEEYEEEEEEYEEEEEDDDDEDFADEYTPVSRGKKGNEKEKSISNSKVKASKVKKEETGSDDECKPKSQKRSPAAGKPKISKIKKPKDEYDTKEEKKIKKEVGIKKDEKKAAGVEGAIVVKKERKLYELPGQKHDPPPERDPLRIFYESLYEQVPNSEMAAFWLMEWGLLPLDVATEVFAKKLGQKLRSPVKTPSTQRRASSPTKKVLLLGDKKTNSGTKGKTTAQKKRASSDTDDDDFVKTNSATKGKTTSQKKRKASSDTDDDDDDDFVMPKKSKKQKISS; encoded by the exons ATGGCCGGAGAAGACGCCGCCGTTTCCGCAGGCACTGCGGCGCTGCAGAATCCGCCCAAGAAGGAGAAGTACGACGAAGACGATGAAGACGACGTTCCGCTGGCGTTCTCTCGAGGCAAGAAGAAAGCGAGCACGGCGAGTGCCTCCAAGGTCaagaaggaggaggacgacgatgatAACATTCCGCTTGCGCGTTCTCGGGCCAAAAAAGCGAGCAATGggggtgcaaagaaggggaaaaaggaggagtacgaggaggaagaggaggagtacgaggaggaggaggaagacgacgacgacgaggattttGCAGATGAGTACACTCCGGTTTCGCGGGGAAAGAAG GGAAATGAGAAGGAGAAAAGCATTTCCAATAGCAAGGTGAAGGCTTCTAAAGTAAAGAAAGAAGAAACCGGTTCTGATGATGAATGCAAG CCAAAATCTCAGAAGAGAAGTCCAGCTGCGGGCAAACCCAAGATTTCCAAGATTAAGAAACCAAAAGATGAATATGATACAAAG gaggaaaagaaaataaagaaggaAGTTGGTATCAAGAAAGATGAAAAGAAGGCTGCTGGGGTGGAGGGGGCTATTGTGGTGAAGAAGGAGAGAAAGTTGTATGAATTGCCAGGGCAGAAACATGATCCTCCTCCTGAA AGGGATCCATTGAGGATATTTTATGAATCGCTCTATGAGCAGGTGCCCAATAGTGAAATGGCTGCATTTTG GTTGATGGAATGGGGTTTGCTACCGCTGGATGTGGCTACAGAGGTCTTTGCGAAGAAACTGGGTCAGAAACTGAGGTCACCGGTCAAAACGCCTTCTACACAGAGAAGGGCAAGTTCTCCAACCAAGAAGGTACTGCTGTTAGGCGATAAGAAAACCAACTCAGGTACAAAGGGAAAAACCACAGCACAAAAGAAGAGGGCATCTAGCGACACAGATGACGACGACTTTGTCAAAACCAACTCAGCCACAAAGGGAAAAACCACATCACAAAAGAAGAGGAAGGCATCTAGCGACacagatgacgacgacgacgatgacttTGTCATGCCTAAGAAGTCCAAGAAGCAAAAGATCTCTAGCTAA